The following are from one region of the Leucobacter sp. Psy1 genome:
- a CDS encoding type III polyketide synthase — protein sequence MVSDARSDATRPHPSIVALGIAVPETVITQDRVRDLFIAHAADDRRSARIVRAVFDSAAIDSRRTVVPELGGVGTGAFVDADSGRIGVPSTAARNARYAAAVPALFAEAATEALAAGGVPTAVITHVITVSCTGFFAPGPEFGLVRDLGLRPNVQRYHLGFQGCAAAIPALRMASQFCAADPAAAVLVVCAELCSLHIQASTHPDQLVSSAIFADGAAAAIVSANPELVRDRRRLECGDFDSVIASEGEKDMRWTIADAGFDMTLTAAVPRIVGREVRGALAGHGIVEHPPSRWAIHPGGRSILDRVESALDLGDDALAASRQVLRRFGNMSSATILFVLRDLLAAADLADGERVLAAAFGPGLTVESASLTARIPGSAGQ from the coding sequence ATGGTCAGCGACGCCCGATCCGATGCCACCCGTCCCCATCCGAGTATCGTCGCGCTCGGAATCGCGGTCCCGGAGACCGTGATCACGCAGGATCGGGTGCGTGACCTGTTCATCGCCCACGCTGCCGATGACCGGCGCTCCGCGCGCATCGTCCGAGCCGTGTTCGATTCGGCTGCCATCGACTCCCGCCGCACCGTAGTTCCCGAACTCGGAGGCGTCGGCACCGGCGCCTTCGTGGACGCCGATTCCGGCCGCATCGGGGTGCCCTCCACCGCCGCCCGGAACGCGAGATACGCTGCTGCAGTGCCCGCGCTCTTCGCCGAGGCCGCAACCGAGGCGCTCGCCGCTGGCGGAGTGCCGACGGCAGTGATCACCCACGTCATCACGGTCTCCTGCACGGGATTCTTCGCCCCGGGGCCGGAGTTCGGGCTCGTGAGAGACCTCGGTCTCCGGCCGAACGTGCAGCGTTACCATCTCGGATTCCAAGGGTGCGCCGCGGCGATCCCCGCTCTGCGCATGGCGTCCCAGTTCTGCGCTGCGGACCCCGCAGCGGCGGTGCTCGTGGTCTGCGCCGAGCTCTGCTCGCTGCACATCCAGGCGTCGACGCACCCCGACCAGCTCGTCTCCTCGGCGATCTTCGCCGACGGAGCAGCGGCCGCGATCGTCTCGGCGAATCCGGAACTCGTCCGCGACCGTCGCCGCCTCGAGTGCGGCGACTTCGACTCCGTCATCGCTTCCGAGGGCGAGAAGGATATGCGCTGGACCATCGCCGACGCCGGCTTCGATATGACCCTGACCGCTGCGGTACCGCGGATCGTGGGTCGCGAGGTGCGTGGAGCGTTGGCGGGGCACGGCATCGTCGAGCATCCTCCCTCGCGGTGGGCGATCCACCCCGGAGGCCGCTCCATCCTCGACCGGGTCGAGTCGGCGCTGGACCTCGGCGACGACGCGCTCGCAGCGTCGCGACAGGTGCTGCGGCGCTTCGGCAACATGTCGTCGGCGACGATACTGTTCGTGCTGCGCGACCTGCTGGCTGCCGCCGACCTCGCCGACGGGGAGCGCGTCCTCGCCGCCGCCTTCGGGCCGGGGCTCACCGTCGAGTCGGCCTCCCTCACCGCCCGGATTCCCGGGAGTGCCGGCCAGTGA
- a CDS encoding HdeD family acid-resistance protein: MSVPEQSGFADSAIDWGRLRAGARTALIVQGVLSLIMGVVFLFLPFESVWVLAIFFGAWILVTGIFGVIGHFARDRELRSGWALVSAIASIIAGILVLVLPGVAAVAVVYVMAFWAIVLGLFTAIGSFRLRSLGAGAWWVGLIAGILAVVLGIMMLINTGAALLGIVWLIGIYAIIEGVSAIVLGVRLRRSAVA; this comes from the coding sequence ATGTCAGTACCGGAACAGTCAGGGTTCGCAGATTCCGCCATCGACTGGGGGAGGTTGCGCGCCGGCGCGCGCACGGCGCTCATCGTGCAGGGGGTGCTGAGCCTCATCATGGGCGTCGTCTTCCTCTTCCTCCCGTTCGAGTCCGTCTGGGTGCTCGCGATCTTCTTCGGCGCGTGGATTCTGGTCACCGGGATCTTCGGCGTCATCGGGCACTTCGCGCGCGACCGCGAGCTGCGGTCGGGGTGGGCGCTCGTCTCGGCCATCGCCTCGATCATCGCCGGCATCCTCGTGCTCGTGCTCCCCGGCGTGGCGGCGGTCGCCGTCGTCTACGTGATGGCGTTCTGGGCGATCGTGCTCGGGTTGTTCACGGCCATCGGCTCCTTCCGGCTGCGGAGCCTCGGGGCCGGAGCGTGGTGGGTCGGGCTCATCGCCGGCATCCTCGCGGTGGTCCTCGGCATCATGATGCTGATCAACACGGGTGCTGCCCTCCTCGGGATCGTCTGGCTGATCGGTATCTACGCCATCATCGAGGGCGTCTCCGCGATCGTGCTCGGAGTGAGGCTGCGCCGTTCTGCCGTCGCGTAG
- a CDS encoding acylphosphatase, with protein sequence MTANEIVRRVRVTGRVQGVSFRASCRDEARSRGVTGWVRNRDDGSVEALFAGDPEAVETMIAWCRSGPSGARVDDLDVAAVEPRELSARERPEPGTPFAVH encoded by the coding sequence ATGACCGCGAACGAGATCGTGCGCCGCGTGCGCGTCACGGGGCGAGTCCAGGGAGTCTCCTTCCGGGCGAGCTGCCGTGACGAGGCGCGATCGCGCGGCGTGACGGGGTGGGTGCGCAACCGGGACGACGGGAGCGTCGAAGCGTTGTTCGCCGGCGATCCCGAAGCTGTCGAGACCATGATCGCGTGGTGTCGATCCGGGCCGAGCGGAGCGCGAGTCGATGACCTCGACGTCGCCGCCGTGGAGCCGAGAGAACTGTCCGCGCGAGAGCGCCCCGAACCCGGGACGCCGTTCGCGGTGCACTGA
- the poxB gene encoding ubiquinone-dependent pyruvate dehydrogenase: MVTVAQNIVDTLEANGVERVYGIPGDSLNGFTDALRTSSIDWVHVRHEEAAAFAASGEAATTGALAVCAGSCGPGNLHLINGLFDAQRSRVPVLAIAAQIPSDEIGSNYFQETKPTELFRDCSVYAEHVSTAEQMPRVLRIAMQAAIEKRGVAVVVIPGDVALADAVDTTVSTLTDNDPRVIPAVKDLERAADLLNGAKKVTILAGAGVAGAHDEVVALADALAAPVVHALRGKEWIEYDNPFDVGMTGLLGFASGYRAMESADAVLMLGTDFPYPQFYPDDAVKIQVDLRGENLGRRTPLDVGLVGDVGDTAEALLPLLAPRKSRAHLESSLDHYAKTRRRLDDLATPAGAGKPIHPQYLARLIDEIAADDAVFIPDVGSPVVWAARYLTMNGRRRLIGSFSHGSMANALPQAVGVQASHRERQVIALAGDGGLGMLLGELLTLDQNAPLPVKIVVFNNSSLNFVELEMKAAGFVNYGTGLKNPNFAAVAEAIGIRGVRVSESSELEGALRDTLAHDGPALIEVMTDRQELSMPPSVTAAQMKGFTLYALRTVLSGRGDEVVDLAKTNLRQIL, from the coding sequence ATGGTCACCGTTGCACAGAACATCGTCGACACCCTCGAAGCGAACGGAGTGGAGCGGGTCTACGGCATCCCGGGCGACTCCCTCAACGGATTCACCGATGCGCTGCGGACATCGTCGATCGACTGGGTGCACGTGCGGCACGAAGAAGCGGCGGCCTTCGCCGCATCGGGGGAGGCCGCGACCACCGGAGCGCTCGCGGTGTGCGCCGGGAGCTGCGGCCCCGGGAACCTCCACCTCATCAACGGTCTCTTCGATGCGCAGCGCTCGCGCGTGCCGGTGCTCGCCATTGCGGCGCAGATCCCGAGCGACGAGATCGGGTCGAACTACTTCCAGGAGACGAAGCCGACGGAGCTCTTCCGCGACTGCTCCGTCTACGCCGAGCACGTGTCGACGGCGGAGCAGATGCCCCGTGTGCTGCGCATCGCCATGCAGGCCGCGATCGAGAAGCGCGGTGTCGCGGTCGTCGTGATCCCCGGAGACGTGGCGCTCGCCGACGCGGTCGATACGACGGTATCGACGCTCACTGACAACGATCCGCGGGTCATCCCCGCGGTGAAGGATCTGGAACGGGCGGCAGACCTGCTGAACGGTGCGAAGAAGGTGACGATCCTTGCAGGCGCAGGTGTCGCGGGTGCACACGACGAGGTCGTCGCGCTCGCCGACGCGCTCGCTGCGCCGGTGGTCCACGCGCTGCGCGGGAAGGAGTGGATCGAGTACGACAACCCCTTCGACGTCGGCATGACCGGACTGCTCGGCTTCGCCTCCGGCTATCGGGCTATGGAATCGGCCGACGCCGTGCTCATGCTCGGCACCGACTTTCCGTACCCGCAGTTCTACCCGGACGACGCCGTGAAGATCCAGGTCGATCTGCGCGGGGAGAACCTCGGACGACGCACGCCGCTCGACGTCGGACTAGTGGGTGATGTCGGCGATACGGCTGAAGCTCTGCTGCCGCTCCTCGCACCTCGCAAGAGCCGGGCGCATCTCGAGAGCTCGCTCGACCACTACGCGAAGACCCGTCGGCGTCTCGACGATCTCGCGACGCCTGCCGGCGCCGGCAAGCCGATCCACCCGCAGTACCTCGCGCGGCTCATCGACGAGATCGCGGCCGACGATGCCGTGTTCATTCCCGACGTGGGGTCGCCGGTGGTGTGGGCCGCACGCTATCTCACGATGAACGGGCGCCGTCGCCTGATCGGCTCCTTCAGCCACGGGTCGATGGCGAATGCACTGCCGCAGGCAGTCGGCGTGCAGGCGAGCCACCGCGAGCGTCAAGTTATCGCGCTCGCCGGTGACGGTGGCCTCGGCATGCTGCTCGGCGAGCTGCTCACCCTCGACCAGAACGCGCCGCTCCCCGTGAAGATCGTGGTCTTCAACAACTCCTCGCTGAACTTCGTCGAGCTCGAGATGAAGGCGGCCGGCTTCGTGAACTACGGGACCGGTCTCAAGAACCCGAACTTCGCAGCGGTGGCGGAGGCCATCGGCATCCGGGGCGTCCGGGTGAGCGAATCCTCGGAACTCGAGGGCGCACTGCGCGACACCTTGGCGCACGACGGCCCGGCACTGATCGAGGTGATGACCGACCGTCAGGAGCTGTCGATGCCGCCTTCGGTCACGGCCGCCCAGATGAAGGGGTTCACCCTGTACGCACTGCGCACCGTGCTCTCGGGGCGCGGCGACGAGGTCGTCGATCTCGCGAAGACCAACCTGCGTCAGATCCTGTAG
- a CDS encoding magnesium and cobalt transport protein CorA: MTSSRSSRAPLRRRDASRRRAQGGRAPESARSSRITRYVRDGVVETAPDDAAVTDGLAFAAAGTDRMTVSLYPSPTEADIRELADAWDLHPILVDDLLHAGQRPKLERYGDVLFIVVRSAWYIDEREDVDFAEFHLLVRAGAVAVLCPDRRWIDGTPGSATESFAIGASDRREQTLLADEQVLRLGPEAVVYRLLDAIVDGYVPVLQGLGTDKEQVERQVFSGDDGVAERIYRLSQEVIDLQHATSSLSEVVLSLNRGFGKYDVPEELRAYLGDVSDHLARVSVRASEYREALAQILSVNATLVAQRQNEDMKKISGWAAVLFAPTLIAAVYGMNFDEMPELHWAFGYPMAVGLMAGFAGLLFGLFKWRKWM; this comes from the coding sequence ATGACTTCTTCCCGCAGCAGCCGCGCACCGCTCAGGCGACGCGATGCGAGTCGCAGACGGGCGCAGGGAGGTCGTGCTCCCGAGTCGGCCCGGTCGTCTCGGATCACCCGCTACGTGCGCGACGGCGTGGTCGAGACCGCACCGGACGACGCCGCGGTGACGGACGGGCTCGCATTCGCCGCGGCGGGAACCGACCGCATGACGGTGTCGCTCTACCCATCGCCGACCGAGGCGGACATCCGGGAGCTCGCTGACGCCTGGGACCTCCATCCGATCCTCGTCGACGACCTGCTGCACGCCGGCCAGCGGCCGAAACTCGAGCGGTACGGCGACGTCCTCTTCATCGTGGTGCGCTCCGCCTGGTACATCGATGAGCGCGAGGACGTGGACTTCGCCGAGTTCCACCTCCTCGTGCGCGCGGGAGCCGTCGCGGTGCTCTGCCCCGATCGCAGGTGGATCGACGGAACGCCCGGATCCGCAACGGAGTCGTTCGCGATCGGAGCATCGGATCGGCGTGAGCAGACCCTCCTCGCCGACGAACAGGTCCTCAGACTCGGACCCGAAGCCGTCGTCTACCGCCTCCTCGATGCGATCGTCGACGGCTACGTCCCAGTGCTGCAGGGACTCGGGACCGACAAGGAGCAGGTCGAGCGCCAGGTGTTCAGCGGCGACGACGGGGTCGCCGAGCGCATCTACAGGCTCAGCCAGGAGGTCATCGACCTGCAGCACGCGACGTCGTCGCTCTCGGAGGTCGTCCTGTCGCTGAATCGCGGATTCGGCAAATACGACGTGCCCGAGGAGCTCAGAGCGTATCTCGGCGACGTCTCGGACCATCTCGCGCGCGTCAGCGTGCGCGCATCCGAGTATCGCGAAGCGCTCGCGCAGATCCTGAGCGTCAACGCCACGCTCGTGGCGCAGCGGCAGAACGAGGATATGAAGAAGATCTCGGGCTGGGCGGCGGTGCTCTTCGCTCCGACCCTCATTGCCGCTGTCTACGGCATGAACTTCGACGAGATGCCAGAGCTGCACTGGGCGTTCGGCTATCCGATGGCGGTGGGGCTCATGGCAGGGTTCGCCGGCCTCCTCTTCGGGCTCTTCAAGTGGCGGAAGTGGATGTGA
- a CDS encoding SGNH/GDSL hydrolase family protein encodes MGRRPLAVTLVAGIAFAVSACTAPPEPSDPPPQTPARAEAVRMAVVGDSITAGDSRDLNDGVPGPLSWTSYAAGPEVEFVGGWAEWGATTERMADAISGPFDADVLVVLAGTNDVSTRSHDDTGASLLEIVDAVGIDRVILSSVPPNDHARESTTELNAFLRSFAGEQGWEWVDAADPLRSGDRFQPDMTSDGVHPSETGARALGEAIGAAVAE; translated from the coding sequence ATGGGACGACGTCCACTCGCCGTGACGCTGGTCGCCGGAATCGCGTTCGCGGTCAGCGCCTGTACCGCGCCGCCAGAACCGAGCGACCCGCCACCGCAAACCCCGGCCCGTGCCGAGGCTGTGCGGATGGCCGTCGTCGGCGATTCGATCACCGCGGGCGACAGCCGTGACCTGAACGACGGCGTTCCCGGGCCACTCTCTTGGACGAGTTACGCCGCAGGCCCCGAAGTCGAGTTCGTCGGCGGTTGGGCTGAGTGGGGTGCGACCACCGAGCGCATGGCCGACGCCATCTCAGGGCCCTTCGACGCCGACGTGCTCGTCGTGCTCGCCGGCACCAACGACGTGTCCACGCGATCGCACGATGACACCGGGGCCAGTCTGCTCGAGATCGTCGATGCGGTGGGAATCGACCGAGTGATTCTGTCCTCGGTGCCGCCCAACGATCACGCCAGGGAGAGCACTACGGAATTGAACGCGTTTCTCCGGTCGTTCGCCGGGGAGCAGGGCTGGGAGTGGGTCGATGCGGCCGACCCACTCAGGAGCGGGGATCGATTCCAACCCGACATGACCTCGGATGGAGTGCACCCTTCCGAGACCGGCGCCCGGGCACTCGGTGAGGCTATCGGGGCAGCTGTGGCCGAATGA